One window of Dyadobacter sandarakinus genomic DNA carries:
- a CDS encoding FAD-dependent oxidoreductase, which produces MGKMIVLFLFFLSLSVSAQNHVFVETESFTDKGGWVIDQQSFVVMGSSYLMAHGMGRPVKDATTTVNFPKTGKYRMWVRTKDWAPFPKGPGKFQLLVDGKAAGQVFGESGSDEWKWYDGGQVDIKSAEARLVMKDLTGFNGRCDAVLFTDDLKFTPPNKLEELTAFRKKLLNLTDKPVEAGQYDLVVVGGGIAGTCAAISGARMGLKVALIQDRPVLGGNNSSEIRVHLMGDVDKNHYPKLGRIVREMDNGDPGNGNPDAKEYGDARKISIVKAEPNISLFLNTHVYKVEKENDMITAVVGRDIATNKETRFAGSYFSDCTGDGTIGFLAGAEFRMGRESKAETGESLAAEKSDDFTLGTSNLWASLPRDTVSSFPETPWAIQFSDEYHIDEPKADWQWETGFGNFNTITDAEKIRDHNLRAIYGNWSYLKKNKAAKYAKHELAWVAYIGGKRESRRIIGDHILNQMDIQEGKFYRDGSVTATWTIDLHFPDAKNSQYFEGQEFFAGTKHIKVVPYTIPYRCLYSKNIQNLFMAGRNISTTHVAFGSTRVMRTCGMMGEVVGFAASLTKKYRTTPRGVYEQHLPELMGILKGETLAPQP; this is translated from the coding sequence ATGGGAAAGATGATCGTATTGTTCCTGTTTTTCCTCTCGCTTTCCGTCTCCGCCCAAAACCATGTATTTGTTGAAACCGAGTCTTTTACCGACAAAGGCGGCTGGGTGATTGATCAGCAATCATTTGTGGTCATGGGCTCGTCTTACCTGATGGCGCATGGAATGGGACGGCCGGTGAAAGATGCGACTACAACAGTTAATTTCCCTAAAACGGGCAAATACAGGATGTGGGTGCGTACCAAAGACTGGGCGCCATTCCCGAAGGGCCCGGGCAAGTTTCAGCTCCTGGTTGATGGAAAAGCGGCCGGTCAGGTATTTGGTGAAAGTGGGTCGGATGAATGGAAGTGGTATGACGGCGGCCAGGTCGACATTAAGTCTGCCGAAGCAAGGCTGGTGATGAAAGACCTGACAGGATTCAATGGTCGCTGCGACGCGGTTTTGTTTACGGATGATTTAAAATTTACCCCGCCCAATAAGCTCGAAGAGCTGACTGCTTTTCGTAAAAAGCTGCTGAATCTGACCGACAAACCTGTCGAAGCCGGACAGTACGATCTGGTGGTAGTCGGCGGCGGCATTGCAGGAACCTGTGCTGCCATTTCAGGCGCGAGAATGGGGCTGAAAGTGGCATTGATCCAGGACAGGCCGGTTTTGGGAGGAAATAACAGCTCTGAAATCCGCGTGCATTTAATGGGCGATGTGGACAAAAACCACTATCCCAAGCTCGGCCGCATTGTGCGCGAAATGGACAATGGGGATCCCGGGAACGGTAACCCGGATGCAAAAGAATACGGCGACGCACGCAAGATCTCCATCGTAAAAGCCGAGCCTAATATTTCGCTCTTCCTGAACACGCATGTTTACAAGGTTGAAAAAGAGAATGACATGATTACTGCGGTGGTAGGACGGGATATTGCTACCAATAAAGAGACACGTTTTGCAGGCTCTTACTTTTCGGACTGTACCGGCGACGGAACGATCGGTTTCCTGGCCGGTGCGGAGTTCAGAATGGGCCGGGAAAGCAAGGCGGAAACGGGCGAGTCACTAGCGGCGGAGAAGTCGGACGATTTCACTTTGGGTACCTCAAATTTGTGGGCTTCACTCCCGCGCGACACCGTTTCTTCATTTCCTGAAACACCCTGGGCGATTCAGTTTTCGGACGAATACCACATTGACGAACCCAAGGCTGACTGGCAGTGGGAAACAGGTTTCGGCAACTTCAATACCATCACCGACGCTGAAAAGATCCGCGATCACAACTTGCGGGCGATCTATGGAAACTGGTCGTATCTGAAAAAGAACAAAGCTGCCAAATACGCGAAGCACGAGCTGGCTTGGGTCGCTTACATTGGGGGAAAAAGGGAATCGAGACGCATTATCGGTGATCATATCCTGAACCAGATGGACATTCAGGAAGGTAAATTTTACCGGGACGGCTCCGTCACTGCTACCTGGACCATTGACCTGCATTTTCCTGACGCAAAAAACAGCCAGTACTTTGAAGGTCAGGAGTTTTTTGCCGGCACAAAACACATCAAAGTGGTGCCTTACACGATCCCCTACCGCTGTTTGTATTCCAAAAACATCCAGAACCTGTTTATGGCCGGGCGGAATATCAGTACTACGCACGTTGCATTCGGCAGCACGCGGGTCATGCGTACCTGTGGCATGATGGGCGAAGTAGTAGGCTTTGCAGCATCTTTGACTAAAAAGTACAGAACCACTCCGCGCGGCGTGTACGAACAACATTTACCGGAATTAATGGGAATCCTGAAAGGAGAAACCCTCGCCCCGCAGCCTTGA
- a CDS encoding RagB/SusD family nutrient uptake outer membrane protein, whose amino-acid sequence MKLSKITFKKFLPLVALALGTGSCQLEEEVYSSIFVESFYKTASDSEKGLLSVYDALGGLYGGPAATMVPDFSADQIYPRGVVGRNSLTLFTVEPTYTVQKSAGRTNESPQQLWISSYNGIERANWIITKVPDATMDETRKKQILGEAYFLRAFYFWTLTKNFGDVVVKTKPSVTETEAYAPKSAAADVYKQIYSDLDEAGQAGLVSYPANEKGRPSKEAVDALYAKAALYNQDWAKALEKAEAVIKSGKYGLMPNVMDVFSYLKEDEARQENIWAYEADPITPGNGHQLTSLAGPVGSAGVEYAKTSYGSMFAYMSFFNSFDPKDKRRQLLDTTFIDKSGKWVPQKSITPITTDAVLIKKYQDPVSSTGLIPNIPILRMADIYLIAAEAEARLNGPSAKAYEYINAVRTRAGLADLAKGLTKDAFVDAVIQERSWELFAEGDRWYDLTRTDKFLNVVPKAVNSVYPSRPAQAKNKFFPIPQDEINANPQLEQNPAWR is encoded by the coding sequence ATGAAACTTTCTAAAATAACATTCAAGAAATTCCTTCCCCTCGTTGCACTTGCACTGGGAACCGGTTCCTGCCAGTTGGAGGAAGAAGTGTACTCTTCAATCTTCGTTGAGTCATTTTACAAAACGGCTTCTGATTCTGAAAAAGGCTTGTTGTCCGTTTACGATGCGCTCGGCGGTCTTTACGGCGGTCCGGCTGCCACCATGGTACCCGATTTCAGCGCGGATCAGATTTATCCGCGTGGCGTGGTGGGCCGCAATTCACTGACCTTATTCACCGTAGAGCCTACTTATACCGTTCAAAAAAGTGCAGGTCGCACCAACGAATCGCCTCAGCAGCTCTGGATATCGTCCTATAACGGTATAGAAAGAGCCAACTGGATCATTACCAAAGTTCCGGACGCCACAATGGACGAGACGCGGAAGAAACAGATTTTGGGAGAAGCCTATTTCCTGCGGGCTTTTTACTTCTGGACACTCACCAAGAACTTCGGGGATGTAGTTGTAAAAACCAAGCCCAGCGTAACAGAAACCGAGGCATACGCCCCCAAAAGTGCGGCTGCCGATGTTTACAAGCAGATTTACAGCGATCTAGACGAGGCGGGACAAGCCGGGCTTGTCTCCTACCCTGCTAATGAAAAAGGCCGGCCCTCCAAAGAAGCGGTAGATGCACTCTATGCCAAAGCTGCACTTTATAACCAGGATTGGGCGAAGGCGCTGGAAAAGGCAGAGGCTGTGATCAAGTCCGGCAAATACGGACTCATGCCGAATGTAATGGATGTTTTCAGCTACTTAAAAGAAGATGAAGCCCGCCAGGAGAATATCTGGGCTTATGAAGCGGACCCGATCACGCCGGGGAATGGACACCAGCTTACCAGTCTGGCCGGTCCGGTCGGCAGTGCGGGGGTGGAATATGCCAAAACCTCCTATGGTTCCATGTTCGCCTATATGTCGTTTTTCAATTCATTTGATCCGAAAGACAAGCGCAGACAATTACTGGACACCACGTTCATCGATAAATCCGGTAAATGGGTTCCGCAGAAAAGCATTACGCCGATTACTACGGATGCGGTTTTAATTAAAAAATACCAGGATCCTGTTTCGAGCACAGGTCTGATCCCCAACATTCCTATTCTGCGCATGGCGGATATTTACCTTATTGCCGCAGAAGCAGAGGCGCGTTTGAACGGACCTTCGGCAAAAGCTTACGAGTACATCAATGCAGTCCGCACAAGAGCCGGCCTAGCAGACCTTGCAAAAGGATTGACCAAAGATGCATTTGTTGACGCTGTGATCCAGGAAAGATCGTGGGAGCTGTTTGCCGAAGGCGACCGCTGGTATGACCTTACGAGAACAGACAAGTTTCTCAATGTAGTACCCAAAGCGGTAAACTCCGTGTATCCATCACGCCCGGCTCAGGCCAAAAACAAATTCTTCCCGATTCCTCAGGACGAGATCAATGCAAATCCGCAATTGGAGCAGAATCCGGCGTGGAGGTAG
- a CDS encoding glycerophosphoryl diester phosphodiesterase — protein MKFTTTIFISLLISGAAFGQKKYLNSLSNDHVRVVWKGDNKGTFPIGVLQVKKDGKWIDGPKPSGEYTLLYSATKPSGEPTESFEKITGGKFPEDSYHYQQEQWKESINDVSLNKAGQAIHFLPAKMLVKPDAIEFTKETEVATVTGNWRFDPQNPTDILVKMTVKAKAKGYFSMATPTLGTVPAEQLGWTSVPGYFQGNALQKNFALAYAYGHGVPDRPVIYRERCASTLSPLVTTKNGVTVSVIPEPGLARDPWKKDKITQTDWHIGLSHMNRKGQLAPTIYYPVLGEEKSELNAGEEFTFSFRYSIIAGDWFQAIKHAANDIYQFDETLALRKNKQSLTNRIEQMHLYLTDPKTSLWNIEEYEGKQIGAQSYLGGVVGSNKDAMKNADYGAMWMLAHATNDPELKEKVLPPALNFKLVQQETNKGFFNGAIEGQYYLAKSKKFVEEWGEVVEPIALTYYVTLDVGNMLLFEPGNAELKERLRLGADKLLSWQKSDGSWAVAYDRKNEQELFKDIKDVRPTFYGMIVAYRILKDEKYLKAAQKGADWFIKNAVETGSFLGVCGDARYAPDFATGQSAQALLDLYDLTKNKKYQDAAVTCAKIYTTSIYTHPIANHSPKLVNGIAREDWEISQTGLSFEHGGIFGSAVRHGPIQLASHAGMFIRMYKLTGEQIFADMARSAAIGRDAFVDSKTSVASYYWNAMNRGAGPYPHHAWWQIGCITDYLLSEAELRSNGKISFPRGFVTPKVGPHQTYGFEPGNVFGDQANLVIKAGLATPDHPAIECITAQSTSKNSIYIVLMNNSSSQTDFALKVDESKIGSSKKINAIKWLEDNHPAKIEQITIPPFGLKTLEVQY, from the coding sequence ATGAAATTTACCACAACGATATTCATCTCGCTACTGATCTCAGGAGCAGCATTTGGCCAGAAAAAATACCTGAACAGTCTCAGTAATGACCACGTCAGAGTAGTGTGGAAAGGAGATAATAAAGGCACGTTTCCGATCGGTGTGTTGCAGGTCAAAAAGGATGGAAAATGGATTGACGGACCCAAGCCTTCCGGGGAGTATACTTTGTTGTATTCGGCTACAAAACCCTCCGGAGAGCCTACCGAAAGTTTTGAAAAAATCACCGGGGGAAAATTTCCTGAGGATTCTTACCATTACCAGCAGGAACAATGGAAGGAAAGCATCAATGATGTTTCCCTCAATAAAGCCGGTCAGGCGATACATTTCCTGCCTGCCAAAATGCTGGTCAAACCGGATGCGATTGAGTTTACAAAAGAAACCGAAGTAGCTACTGTGACAGGTAACTGGCGTTTTGATCCGCAAAATCCGACGGATATCCTGGTGAAAATGACGGTGAAAGCGAAAGCAAAAGGCTACTTTTCAATGGCCACTCCTACGCTGGGTACTGTGCCTGCGGAGCAGCTTGGCTGGACTTCCGTGCCGGGTTATTTTCAGGGAAATGCATTGCAAAAGAACTTCGCGCTCGCTTATGCTTACGGTCACGGCGTACCCGACCGTCCGGTGATCTATCGCGAGCGTTGCGCAAGCACATTGAGCCCCCTGGTAACCACTAAAAACGGCGTGACTGTATCCGTAATCCCCGAGCCGGGACTGGCGAGAGACCCCTGGAAAAAGGACAAGATCACCCAAACGGACTGGCACATTGGCCTGTCGCATATGAACCGAAAAGGTCAGCTTGCGCCTACCATTTACTATCCGGTTTTGGGTGAGGAAAAGTCGGAACTGAATGCAGGTGAGGAATTTACCTTTTCGTTCAGGTACAGCATCATCGCCGGTGACTGGTTCCAGGCGATCAAGCATGCAGCGAATGACATTTATCAATTTGACGAAACGCTGGCCCTCCGCAAAAACAAACAGTCGCTGACAAACCGCATTGAGCAAATGCATTTGTATCTCACCGATCCTAAAACCTCACTTTGGAATATCGAAGAATATGAGGGCAAGCAAATCGGCGCGCAATCCTATCTGGGCGGCGTGGTGGGTTCTAATAAGGATGCGATGAAAAATGCGGACTACGGCGCCATGTGGATGCTGGCCCATGCGACCAACGATCCGGAGCTGAAAGAAAAAGTGCTGCCACCTGCGCTCAATTTCAAGCTGGTGCAGCAGGAAACTAATAAAGGATTTTTCAATGGCGCCATCGAGGGCCAATACTATCTCGCCAAAAGCAAAAAATTTGTCGAAGAATGGGGAGAAGTGGTGGAGCCTATCGCGCTCACTTACTATGTGACGCTCGATGTGGGCAATATGCTCTTGTTCGAGCCAGGCAATGCAGAATTAAAAGAAAGGCTGCGGCTGGGAGCCGATAAATTGCTGAGCTGGCAGAAATCCGACGGAAGCTGGGCAGTGGCTTACGACCGGAAAAATGAGCAGGAACTCTTCAAGGATATCAAAGATGTACGGCCGACTTTTTACGGGATGATTGTCGCGTATAGGATTCTAAAAGATGAAAAGTACCTGAAAGCTGCGCAAAAAGGGGCTGACTGGTTTATCAAAAATGCAGTAGAAACGGGCTCTTTCCTCGGCGTGTGCGGCGATGCACGGTATGCGCCTGATTTTGCTACTGGCCAGTCGGCGCAGGCTTTACTGGATTTGTACGATTTGACCAAAAACAAAAAATACCAGGACGCGGCGGTTACCTGCGCCAAAATTTACACTACCTCCATTTACACACATCCTATTGCAAATCATAGTCCTAAACTGGTGAATGGAATCGCGCGGGAGGATTGGGAGATCAGCCAAACCGGCCTCAGCTTCGAGCATGGCGGCATTTTTGGTTCGGCTGTCCGCCACGGCCCTATCCAGCTGGCGAGCCACGCGGGGATGTTTATCCGGATGTACAAACTGACCGGCGAGCAGATCTTCGCGGACATGGCACGCTCGGCTGCGATTGGCCGCGATGCATTTGTGGACAGCAAAACGAGCGTCGCTTCCTATTACTGGAATGCAATGAACCGCGGCGCTGGCCCCTACCCGCACCACGCCTGGTGGCAGATCGGCTGCATTACGGATTACCTGCTGTCGGAAGCGGAGTTGAGATCTAATGGAAAAATCAGCTTTCCGAGAGGCTTTGTCACTCCGAAAGTAGGCCCGCACCAGACTTATGGTTTCGAGCCAGGAAATGTATTTGGAGATCAGGCCAACCTGGTGATCAAAGCGGGACTTGCGACACCGGATCATCCTGCTATTGAATGCATTACCGCGCAGTCTACCTCAAAAAACAGCATTTATATTGTGCTGATGAATAATAGTTCGTCGCAGACGGATTTCGCGTTGAAGGTTGATGAGTCCAAAATCGGCAGTTCCAAAAAGATCAATGCAATTAAATGGCTGGAAGACAACCATCCTGCGAAAATAGAACAAATCACAATTCCGCCCTTTGGTTTGAAGACACTTGAAGTTCAGTATTAG
- a CDS encoding SusC/RagA family TonB-linked outer membrane protein: MQKKIRILLGLLCLSLSLTQITFAQSGAIAGKVTDEKGEGVPGASVTVKGTQVGTLTNVDGTYSVEAPANATLVFSFVGFLKEEVAVNNRSTIDAILKVDAKSLEEVVVVGYGTQRKVETTGSIASVKSDELTQLPITNVAQGLQSRVSGVQINQNSGSPGGNISVRIRGTNSINGNAEPLYVIDGIQISNSGGINDVSPLSTINPNDIESVEVLKDASASAIYGARAANGVILITTKRGKAGKTNVSIESYYGVQQVTKKLDVLNAAEFAQLENETFKNNAYPDPASLGEGVDWQDLIFQKAPIQNHQLTISGGSEKTQLSLSANYFDQDGVIINSDFQRFTYRLNVDHNVSKKLRVGTSVMGSFSNNNGIEAGSTNVGDAGVVTGTVLGAAVGAPPTLQPYKADGSIFPFAEQGNGQYREVINPLNYTSILRKRNIKRALINIYGEYTILPGLSYRASFNADIDSRINDTYLPISIIAAKDRNDNSGTAAKFNSNFLGLLHESVLSYGTKIGNHHSLKFTGLFATQVEKYNSNQINATGFPNDATRNEALQLALNRTVSSSRNMQRLDSYMGRVNYGFKDRYFIDVTARVDGSSKFGANHKYGFFPAVSAAWRLIEEPFMKDVNWLSDLKLRGSYGITGNAGGIDPYQSLATVESGGGYDINHTYFTAIRPSGISNPDLRWEKSTQTNIGIDASLLNNRFSLIVDYYIKKTEDLLYIKTLPLSSGYSSITGNYGSLENKGLEIAASANLLDGPVKWSINGNLTINRNKVLDLDGGTTDERFITNYTVLKVGQPLGVFKTYVFDGINQTGEAIIPGYDGRLGGHKVKDLNNDGAINAADQIITGNPNPKFIYGFSTNVTFKNFDLSAFFSGTEGNDIYNVSRLSFENPLGQRNLFQGVENRWTPENPSNQYVSPAVAGRLPISSYAVEDGSYLRFKNLMLGYTLPAIKGISRIRVYVSGNNLFTFTKYSGFDPEVNTYANSNTTIGIDNLVYPQSKSFLGGIQLTF; this comes from the coding sequence ATGCAGAAAAAAATACGCATTTTGCTCGGGCTCCTATGTTTGTCGCTGAGCCTCACACAGATTACTTTCGCCCAATCAGGCGCGATCGCCGGAAAAGTCACCGACGAAAAAGGGGAAGGTGTCCCGGGCGCCAGCGTTACCGTGAAAGGCACGCAGGTCGGCACGCTTACCAACGTCGACGGTACTTACTCCGTTGAAGCGCCTGCGAATGCTACTTTGGTTTTCTCTTTTGTAGGTTTCCTGAAAGAAGAAGTTGCGGTAAACAACCGATCAACAATAGACGCAATCCTGAAAGTCGACGCCAAATCACTGGAAGAAGTAGTCGTGGTAGGCTATGGAACTCAGCGGAAAGTGGAGACTACCGGATCCATTGCTTCGGTAAAGTCAGACGAACTTACGCAGCTGCCGATCACAAATGTGGCGCAGGGACTTCAATCCCGCGTTTCGGGCGTGCAGATCAACCAAAACTCAGGCTCTCCCGGCGGTAATATCAGCGTGCGGATCCGGGGTACAAACTCGATCAATGGAAATGCAGAACCCCTTTACGTGATCGACGGAATTCAGATCTCAAATAGCGGCGGGATTAATGATGTGAGTCCGCTTTCTACCATCAACCCCAATGATATCGAATCGGTTGAGGTTTTGAAAGATGCTTCTGCGTCGGCGATTTACGGAGCGCGCGCGGCCAATGGGGTTATCCTGATTACTACCAAACGCGGGAAAGCAGGCAAAACCAATGTATCAATCGAAAGTTATTACGGCGTACAGCAGGTAACCAAAAAACTGGATGTGCTGAATGCAGCTGAATTTGCGCAGCTTGAAAATGAAACATTCAAAAACAACGCCTACCCGGATCCTGCGAGCCTGGGAGAAGGGGTTGACTGGCAGGATCTGATCTTCCAGAAAGCGCCGATCCAGAACCACCAGCTCACGATCAGCGGAGGTTCTGAGAAGACACAGCTTTCGCTTTCGGCTAACTACTTTGATCAGGATGGTGTGATCATTAATTCAGATTTCCAGCGCTTCACTTACCGCCTTAATGTAGACCATAACGTCAGCAAGAAACTGCGTGTAGGTACCAGCGTGATGGGGAGCTTTTCCAATAATAACGGGATTGAAGCCGGCAGTACCAATGTGGGCGACGCCGGTGTTGTGACCGGAACCGTACTGGGAGCTGCCGTAGGTGCACCCCCAACTTTGCAGCCCTACAAGGCAGACGGCTCTATTTTCCCATTTGCAGAACAGGGTAACGGTCAGTACCGTGAGGTGATCAATCCATTGAACTACACGTCTATTTTGCGGAAACGCAATATCAAGCGTGCATTGATCAACATTTACGGAGAATACACGATCCTTCCCGGACTGAGCTACCGGGCGTCTTTCAATGCGGATATCGATTCAAGGATTAACGATACCTACCTGCCTATTTCCATTATCGCTGCCAAAGACCGCAACGATAATTCGGGAACTGCCGCCAAATTCAACTCCAACTTTTTAGGTCTGCTTCATGAGAGTGTGCTTTCCTATGGTACCAAGATCGGTAATCACCACAGTTTGAAGTTCACGGGTTTGTTTGCCACGCAGGTTGAAAAATACAACAGCAACCAGATCAATGCGACAGGTTTCCCCAACGATGCTACCAGGAACGAAGCGCTCCAACTCGCATTGAACAGGACTGTATCGAGTTCGCGGAACATGCAGCGCCTCGATTCTTACATGGGTCGGGTGAATTATGGTTTCAAAGACCGGTATTTTATTGACGTAACTGCGCGGGTGGATGGTTCCAGCAAGTTTGGGGCCAATCACAAATACGGATTTTTTCCAGCCGTATCAGCAGCGTGGCGCCTGATTGAGGAGCCTTTTATGAAGGATGTAAACTGGCTTTCGGACCTGAAACTGCGCGGCAGCTATGGTATTACGGGAAATGCGGGCGGAATCGATCCTTATCAGTCACTCGCAACCGTAGAGTCGGGCGGCGGCTATGATATCAACCACACTTACTTCACGGCTATCCGTCCTTCGGGCATTTCAAACCCGGATCTGCGCTGGGAGAAATCGACACAAACCAACATCGGTATCGACGCGAGCCTGCTCAATAACCGCTTTTCGCTGATCGTGGACTACTATATCAAGAAAACCGAAGACCTGCTTTACATCAAAACTCTGCCGCTTTCATCGGGTTACAGCAGCATTACCGGTAACTATGGTTCTCTGGAAAACAAAGGACTTGAAATTGCAGCCAGTGCCAACCTGCTCGACGGTCCGGTGAAATGGAGCATTAACGGAAACCTGACCATTAACCGGAACAAAGTACTGGATCTCGACGGCGGCACTACTGACGAAAGATTTATCACAAATTATACGGTACTCAAAGTGGGTCAGCCGCTGGGTGTATTTAAAACGTACGTCTTTGACGGCATCAACCAGACCGGCGAAGCAATAATCCCGGGCTACGACGGCAGGTTGGGCGGACATAAAGTGAAAGACCTTAACAATGACGGCGCGATCAATGCTGCGGACCAGATCATTACGGGCAATCCGAATCCCAAGTTCATTTACGGGTTTTCTACCAATGTTACCTTTAAGAACTTTGACCTGAGCGCCTTTTTCTCAGGTACAGAAGGAAATGACATTTACAACGTGAGCCGGCTTTCATTTGAAAACCCGCTGGGTCAGCGCAACCTTTTCCAGGGTGTAGAAAACCGGTGGACACCTGAAAATCCAAGCAATCAGTATGTAAGTCCTGCCGTGGCGGGCCGGTTGCCGATTTCTTCCTATGCGGTGGAAGACGGTTCGTACCTGCGTTTCAAAAACCTGATGCTGGGCTACACGCTGCCTGCGATTAAGGGGATCAGCAGGATCAGAGTGTATGTGAGCGGCAACAACCTGTTCACATTTACGAAATATAGCGGCTTTGATCCGGAGGTGAACACTTATGCCAATTCCAACACCACCATCGGAATTGACAACCTCGTGTACCCGCAGTCGAAATCATTCCTGGGAGGCATTCAGCTTACTTTTTAA
- a CDS encoding FAD:protein FMN transferase, with protein MLVPAVNAKSAGNEPMISISGEAQGTTYHIKYFDRQKRDFKVQIDSILADFDKCLSLYRKDSEIVVFNNNTVHKFQSPYFFPVLNKSKEIYKATSGAFDPTIMPLTEALGFGARRTDPELANVDSLLQYVGFEKISFNADSVTKIKAGVRLDMNGIAQGYSVDIVSAFLRSRDIDRFMVEIGGEVVCSGVKHDNLPWTAGIENPLKRGALFATVKLAGLAMTTAGNYNNHFTRNGRVFNHIINPKTGSMEETSLLSVTVFSKDAITADGYDTAFFVMGLEATKQFLSQQNDLEAYLIYTDEKGKVSSYVTEGMQELIKEIPNP; from the coding sequence ATGCTCGTTCCCGCGGTGAATGCAAAATCCGCCGGAAACGAGCCGATGATCTCCATTTCCGGCGAGGCGCAGGGTACTACTTATCATATCAAGTACTTTGATCGGCAAAAAAGGGATTTCAAAGTCCAAATCGACTCCATCCTCGCGGACTTTGACAAGTGCCTTTCCTTGTACAGAAAAGATTCTGAAATAGTTGTATTCAATAACAATACAGTTCACAAATTCCAGTCACCTTATTTTTTTCCGGTTTTAAATAAATCAAAAGAAATATACAAAGCCACGAGTGGCGCTTTCGATCCCACTATTATGCCGCTGACAGAGGCCCTTGGATTTGGTGCCAGGAGAACCGATCCCGAGCTGGCGAATGTGGATTCACTGCTTCAATATGTTGGATTTGAGAAAATTAGCTTTAATGCAGATTCTGTTACCAAGATAAAGGCGGGTGTAAGGCTGGATATGAACGGGATCGCGCAGGGATACTCGGTGGATATCGTGAGCGCATTTCTCAGGAGCCGGGATATCGACCGGTTTATGGTCGAGATTGGAGGCGAAGTAGTGTGTTCGGGAGTTAAGCATGATAATCTTCCCTGGACCGCCGGTATTGAAAATCCTTTAAAACGCGGCGCATTGTTTGCGACTGTAAAATTGGCCGGCCTGGCGATGACAACTGCGGGTAATTACAACAATCATTTTACTAGAAATGGCCGCGTTTTCAACCATATCATCAATCCAAAAACAGGTTCCATGGAAGAAACGTCGCTCCTGAGCGTCACCGTTTTTTCCAAAGACGCGATCACTGCTGACGGATACGATACCGCATTTTTTGTGATGGGACTGGAAGCGACAAAGCAGTTTTTATCACAACAAAACGACCTGGAAGCCTACCTGATCTATACAGACGAAAAAGGAAAAGTAAGCAGTTACGTGACCGAAGGAATGCAAGAATTGATCAAAGAAATACCTAACCCATGA